A DNA window from Ovis aries strain OAR_USU_Benz2616 breed Rambouillet chromosome 7, ARS-UI_Ramb_v3.0, whole genome shotgun sequence contains the following coding sequences:
- the RPL4 gene encoding large ribosomal subunit protein uL4 produces the protein MACARPLISVYSEKGESSGKNVTLPAVFKAPIRPDIVNFVHTNLRKNNRQPYAVSELAGHQTSAESWGTGRAVARIPRVRGGGTHRSGQGAFGNMCRGGRMFAPTKTWRRWHRRVNTTQKRYAICSALAASALPALVMSKGHRIEEVPELPLVVEDKVEGYKKTKEAVLLLKKLKAWNDIKKVYASQRMRAGKGKMRNRRRIQRRGPCIIYNEDNGIIKAFRNIPGITLLNVSKLNILKLAPGGHVGRFCIWTESAFRKLDELYGTWRKAASLKSNYNLPMHKMLNTDLSRILKSPEIQRALRAPRKKIHRRVLKKNPLKNLRIMLKLNPYAKTMRRNTILRQARNHKIRMDKAAAALEAKSDQKGVQGKKPVVGNKEKKAVGDKKLKKPVVGKKAAGTKKPAAEKKPTEKKPTSEEKKAAA, from the exons ATG gcgTGTGCTCGTCCACTGATATCAGTGTACTCTGAAAAGGGGGAGTCATCTGGCAAAAATGTCACTTTGCCTGCTGTGTTCAAGGCTCCCATTCGACCCGATATTGTTAACTTCGTTCACACCAACTTGCGCAAAAACAACAGACAGCCCTATGCTGTCAGTGAATTAGCAG GTCATCAAACCAGTGCTGAGTCTTGGGGTACCGGCAGAGCTGTGGCTCGAATTCCCAGGGTTCGAGGTGGCGGGACTCACCGTTCTGGTCAGGGTGCTTTTGGAAAT ATGTGTCGTGGAGGCCGCATGTTTGCACCAACCAAGACCTGGCGACGTTGGCACCGCAGAGTGAATACAACGCAGAAGCGATACGCCATCTGCTCTGCACTGGCTGCCTCAGCCTTACCGGCGCTGGTCATGTCTAAAG GTCATCGTATAGAGGAAGTTCCTGAACTTCCTTTGGTGGTGGAAGATAAAGTTGAAGGCTACAAGAAGACCAAGGAGGCTGTTTTGCTTCTGAAGAAACTTAAGGCCTGGAATGATATCAAAAAG GTCTACGCCTCTCAGCGAATGAGAGCCggcaaaggcaaaatgagaaaccGGCGCCGCATCCAGCGCAGGGGACCCTGCATCATCTATAATGAGGACAATGGGATCATCAAGGCCTTCAGAAACATCCCTG GAATTACTCTGCTTAATGTAAGCAAGCTGAACATTTTGAAACTTGCTCCTGGTGGTCACGTGGGACGTTTCTGCATTTGGACTGAAAGTGCTTTCCGAAAGTTAGATGAGCTATATGGCACTTGGCGTAAAGCAGCCTCCCTCAAGAGTAACTACAA cCTCCCCATGCACAAGATGCTCAATACAGACCTTAGCAGAATCTTGAAAAGCCCAGAAATCCAAAGAGCACTCCGAGCACCACG CAAGAAGATTCATCGCAGAGTCCTGAAGAAGAATCCACTGAAAAACCTGAGAATCATGTTGAAGCTTAACCCGTACGCAAAGACCATGCGCCGGAACACCATTCTTCGGCAGGCCAGGAAT CACAAAATCCGCATGGATAAGGCAGCAGCAGCACTAGAAGCCAAATCAGATCAGAAGGGGGTTCAGGGCAAGAAGCCTGTGgtgggaaacaaagaaaagaaggctGTTGGTGATAAGAAGCTGAAGAAGCCTGTGGTGGGAAAAAAGGCTGCAGGGACCAAGAAACCAGCAGCTGAAAAGAAGCCCACAGAAAAGAAACCCACCTCAGAGGAAAAGAAGGCTGCTGCATaa